From Budorcas taxicolor isolate Tak-1 chromosome 19, Takin1.1, whole genome shotgun sequence, the proteins below share one genomic window:
- the ALKBH5 gene encoding RNA demethylase ALKBH5: MAAASGYTDLREKLKSMTSRDNYKAGSREAAAAAAAAVAAAAAAAAAAEPYAASGAKRKYPEDSDPERSDFEEQQLQKEEEARKVKSGIRQMRLFSQDECAKIEARIDEVVSRAEKGLYNEHTVDRAPLRNKYFFGEGYTYGAQLQKRGPGQERLYPPGDVDEIPEWVHQLVIQKLVEHRVIPEGFVNSAVINDYQPGGCIVSHVDPIHIFERPIVSVSFFSDSALCFGCKFQFKPIRVSEPVLSLPVRRGSVTVLSGYAADEITHCIRPQDIKERRAVIILRKTRLDAPRLETKSLSSSVLPPSYASDRLSGNNRDPALKPKRSHRKADPDAAHRPRILEMDKEENRRSVLLPAHRRAGRFSSENYRRKSYEPGEDCSEAAGSPARKVKMRRH, translated from the exons ATGGCGGCCGCCAGCGGCTACACGGACCTGCGGGAGAAGCTCAAGTCCATGACGTCCCGGGACAACTACAAGGCGGGCAGTCGGGAGGCCgcggcggccgccgccgccgccgtggctgctgccgccgccgccgctgccgcggCCGAGCCCTACGCGGCGTCCGGAGCCAAGCGCAAGTACCCGGAGGACTCGGACCCCGAGCGCAGCGACTtcgaggagcagcagctgcagaaggaggaggaggcacgCAAGGTGAAGAGCGGCATCCGTCAGATGCGCCTGTTCAGCCAGGACGAGTGCGCCAAGATCGAGGCCCGCATCGATGAGGTGGTGTCCCGCGCCGAGAAGGGCCTGTACAACGAGCACACGGTGGACCGGGCCCCGCTGCGCAACAAGTACTTCTTCGGCGAGGGCTACACGTACGGCGCGCAGCTGCAGAAGCGCGGGCCTGGCCAGGAGCGCCTCTACCCGCCCGGCGACGTGGACGAGATCCCCGAGTGGGTGCACCAGCTGGTCATCCAGAAGCTGGTAGAGCACCGCGTCATCCCCGAGGGCTTCGTCAACAGCGCCGTCATCAACGACTACCAGCCCGGCGGTTGCATCGTGTCCCACGTGGACCCCATCCACATCTTCGAGCGCCCCATCGTGTCCGTGTCCTTCTTCAGCGACTCTGCGCTCTGCTTTGGCTGCAAGTTCCAGTTCAAGCCTATCCGGGTGTCGGAGCCCGTGCTTTCCCTGCCGGTGCGCAGGGGGAGCGTGACTGTGCTCAG TGGATACGCTGCTGATGAAATCACCCACTGCATCCGGCCTCAGGACATCAAGGAGCGCAGAGCGGTCATCATCCTCAGGAA GACGAGATTAGATGCACCCCGATTGGAAACCAAGTCCCTGAGCAGCTCCGTGCTGCCGCCCAGCTATGCCTCAGATCGTCTGTCGGGAAACAACAGGGACCCTGCTCTGAAACCCAAGCGGTCCCACCGCAAGGCAGACCCCGATGCTGCCCACAG GCCTCGCATTCTGGAGATGGACAAGGAGGAGAACCGGCGGTCTGTGCTGTTGCCCGCACACCGGCGGGCGGGCCGCTTCAGCTCCGAGAACTACCGGCGCAAGTCCTACGAGCCTGGGGAGGACTGCTCGGAGGCGGCGGGCAGCCCCGCCCGCAAGGTGAAGATGCGGCGGCACTAA